Proteins encoded in a region of the Streptomyces sp. PCS3-D2 genome:
- a CDS encoding cytochrome d ubiquinol oxidase subunit II, with protein MTADVIAFALLLAVTAYTCAGGTDYGAGFWDLTAGGAQRGKRQRWLIDHAMAPVWEVNNVWLIFIFVIMWTGFPVFFQTVFSAMWVPLALAAVGMVLRGAGFAFRKASRRLAGRRLFGSVFAVSSLVTPFFLGAAVGGIASGRVALGTEASAEAWSNPTSLLFGLLAIATTAFLGAVFLSGDARRFGAPDLVDHFRGRALAALAAVAVLAVVALFVTRTDAPHVWHGLTHGMGLLFVLLAAAATFATAWLLLRPPGTWVRVTAVGVVASAVLAWGMAQRPYLIPTSLTVADAAGAPSTLTWLAFVTLVALVVVAPALVLLYWLDTHGELESLGDADLRRGGAEPGKSADGG; from the coding sequence GTGACCGCCGACGTCATCGCCTTCGCGCTGCTGCTCGCCGTGACCGCCTACACCTGCGCGGGCGGCACCGACTACGGCGCCGGCTTCTGGGACCTCACCGCGGGAGGGGCGCAGCGGGGCAAACGGCAGCGATGGCTCATCGACCACGCCATGGCCCCGGTGTGGGAGGTCAACAACGTCTGGCTGATCTTCATCTTCGTCATCATGTGGACGGGGTTCCCGGTCTTCTTCCAGACGGTGTTCTCCGCGATGTGGGTGCCGCTCGCCCTGGCCGCCGTCGGCATGGTCCTGCGCGGTGCGGGCTTCGCCTTCCGCAAGGCCTCGCGGCGGCTCGCCGGGCGGCGGCTGTTCGGGAGCGTGTTCGCCGTGTCCTCGCTGGTGACTCCCTTCTTCCTCGGCGCGGCCGTCGGCGGCATCGCCTCGGGCCGGGTCGCGCTCGGCACGGAGGCCTCGGCCGAGGCCTGGTCGAACCCCACCTCGCTGCTGTTCGGGCTGCTGGCCATCGCGACCACGGCCTTCCTCGGCGCCGTGTTCCTCTCCGGGGACGCCCGCCGCTTCGGCGCGCCCGACCTCGTCGACCACTTCCGGGGGCGGGCGCTGGCGGCGCTCGCGGCGGTCGCCGTGCTGGCCGTGGTCGCGCTGTTCGTCACGCGCACCGACGCCCCGCACGTGTGGCACGGCCTCACCCACGGCATGGGCCTGCTCTTCGTCCTGCTGGCCGCGGCGGCCACCTTCGCCACGGCATGGCTGCTCCTGCGCCCGCCGGGGACCTGGGTGCGTGTCACGGCCGTGGGGGTCGTCGCGTCGGCCGTCCTGGCCTGGGGCATGGCCCAGCGGCCCTACCTCATCCCCACCTCGCTGACCGTCGCCGACGCGGCGGGGGCTCCCTCCACCCTGACCTGGCTGGCGTTCGTCACGCTGGTCGCCCTGGTGGTCGTCGCCCCGGCCCTCGTCCTGCTGTACTGGCTGGACACGCACGGCGAACTGGAGTCGCTCGGCGACGCCGACCTGCGGCGCGGCGGCGCCGAACCGGGGAAGAGCGCCGATGGGGGCTGA
- a CDS encoding cytochrome ubiquinol oxidase subunit I, which translates to MHTTVLLLAADAPAQLLPARQLMAFTLASHIILVPMGVALPFITLLMHYRGIRRDDPTALLLARRWSAVMAVQFAVGVVTGTVLSFEFGLLWPGLMGKWGDVFGIGFGVEGWAFFLEAVLIAIYLYGWRRLKPRTHFLLGLPLPAAALMGAFGILAANSWMNTPRGFTLDSAGNPVDVNIWKAIFTPMFGPQYWHFVVAMLLTAGYVVAGVYAVGWLRGRRDHYHRLGFTIPFTVAAIATPIQFFLGDSIARQVFHKQPVKFAAMEIVWETDTHMPEYIFGRLHPDGTVSGGIKIPQLDSILAGFSPDTKVMGLASVPESDRPNATQATIAHWAFDLMVVIGSVLVLLALWYAVVWLRHRRLPASPWFWRSAACAGVASVVAVECGWVTTEVGRQPWIVYQNMRVAEAVTATRSTTLWIMFGLVIVVYVFVFGAFLAVLLTMRTRWRLADAQQGAGPAVEAPEADTPYGPRSPVPSGPPPSSSSSSSAPGDGRP; encoded by the coding sequence ATGCACACCACGGTTCTCCTGCTGGCGGCGGACGCGCCGGCCCAGCTGCTCCCGGCCCGGCAGCTCATGGCCTTCACCCTGGCCTCGCACATCATCCTGGTGCCGATGGGGGTGGCCCTGCCGTTCATCACCCTGCTGATGCACTACCGGGGAATCCGCCGCGACGACCCCACCGCCCTGCTGCTGGCGCGGCGCTGGTCGGCCGTGATGGCGGTGCAGTTCGCCGTCGGAGTCGTCACCGGCACCGTCCTGTCCTTCGAGTTCGGCCTGCTCTGGCCGGGGCTCATGGGCAAGTGGGGTGACGTGTTCGGCATCGGCTTCGGTGTCGAGGGGTGGGCGTTCTTCCTGGAGGCGGTGCTCATCGCCATCTACCTCTACGGCTGGCGCCGGCTGAAACCCCGTACGCACTTCCTGCTCGGGCTCCCGCTGCCGGCTGCCGCGCTGATGGGGGCGTTCGGCATCCTGGCCGCCAACTCGTGGATGAACACCCCGCGCGGGTTCACCCTCGACTCCGCCGGCAACCCGGTCGACGTGAACATCTGGAAGGCGATCTTCACCCCGATGTTCGGGCCGCAGTACTGGCACTTCGTGGTCGCGATGCTGCTGACCGCCGGATACGTGGTGGCCGGTGTCTACGCCGTCGGATGGCTGCGGGGCCGCCGGGACCACTACCACCGGCTCGGCTTCACCATCCCCTTCACCGTCGCCGCGATCGCCACCCCGATCCAGTTCTTCCTGGGCGACTCCATCGCCCGGCAGGTGTTCCACAAGCAGCCCGTGAAGTTCGCCGCCATGGAGATCGTGTGGGAGACCGACACCCACATGCCGGAGTACATCTTCGGCCGGCTCCACCCGGACGGCACGGTCTCGGGCGGCATCAAGATCCCCCAGCTCGACTCCATCCTGGCCGGCTTCAGCCCGGACACCAAGGTGATGGGGCTGGCCTCCGTCCCGGAGAGCGACCGCCCCAACGCCACCCAGGCGACCATCGCCCACTGGGCCTTCGACCTCATGGTCGTGATCGGGTCCGTACTGGTGCTGCTCGCCCTCTGGTACGCCGTGGTCTGGCTGCGGCACCGCAGGCTGCCGGCCTCCCCCTGGTTCTGGCGCAGCGCGGCCTGCGCGGGCGTCGCGTCCGTCGTGGCCGTGGAATGCGGCTGGGTGACCACCGAGGTGGGACGCCAGCCGTGGATCGTCTACCAGAACATGCGGGTCGCCGAAGCGGTCACCGCGACCCGCTCGACGACCTTGTGGATCATGTTCGGACTGGTGATCGTGGTGTACGTGTTCGTCTTCGGCGCGTTCCTCGCCGTCCTGCTCACGATGCGCACCCGATGGCGTCTCGCCGACGCGCAGCAGGGGGCGGGGCCTGCCGTCGAGGCACCGGAGGCGGACACCCCGTACGGGCCGCGCTCCCCCGTCCCGTCCGGACCGCCGCCCTCGTCGTCTTCATCGTCATCAGCCCCCGGGGACGGCCGCCCGTGA